The following coding sequences lie in one Bartonella sp. DGB1 genomic window:
- a CDS encoding NADP-dependent isocitrate dehydrogenase: MIKIKVTNPVVELDGDEMTRIIWQLIKDKLINPYLDIELKYYDLSIENRDATDDQVTIDAANAIKKYGVGVKCATITPDEARVKEFNLKKMWKSPNGTIRNILGGVIFREPIIARNVPRIVPNWTQPIIIGRHAFGDQYKATDFQFPGKGKLSIKFVGDDGQVIEHEVFNAPSSGVALGMYNLDESIKDFARASFNYGLQRKLPVYLSTKNTILKSYDGRFKDIFQQIFDTEFKQEFDNLKIWYEHRLIDDMVASALKWAGGYVWACKNYDGDVQSDIVAQGFGSLGLMTSVLMTPDGQTVESEAAHGTVTRHYRQYQKGEETSTNSIASIFAWTRGLAHRAKLDNNQKLADFSKTLEDVCIKTVEQGYMTKDLALLIGPEQEWLSTTGFIDKIDENLKKAMCQ; the protein is encoded by the coding sequence ATGATAAAAATTAAAGTTACAAATCCAGTAGTAGAGCTAGATGGCGATGAAATGACCCGCATTATCTGGCAATTAATTAAAGATAAATTAATAAATCCTTACCTTGACATAGAATTAAAATATTATGATCTTTCAATTGAAAATCGTGATGCAACTGATGACCAAGTTACTATAGACGCCGCAAATGCAATTAAAAAATATGGTGTTGGGGTAAAATGCGCTACAATCACACCTGATGAAGCTAGAGTCAAAGAATTTAATCTTAAAAAAATGTGGAAGTCTCCTAATGGTACTATCAGAAATATTCTAGGAGGAGTTATTTTCAGAGAACCAATTATTGCTAGAAACGTACCACGCATAGTACCTAATTGGACACAACCTATTATCATTGGACGACACGCCTTTGGTGATCAATATAAAGCGACAGATTTCCAATTTCCTGGAAAAGGAAAATTATCAATAAAATTCGTAGGAGATGATGGACAAGTAATCGAACATGAAGTATTTAATGCTCCAAGTAGCGGCGTAGCTTTAGGAATGTATAACCTAGATGAATCTATTAAAGATTTTGCAAGGGCTTCATTTAACTATGGCTTACAACGTAAACTTCCTGTTTATTTATCAACTAAAAATACTATTTTAAAATCTTATGATGGACGGTTTAAAGATATTTTCCAACAAATATTTGATACAGAATTTAAACAAGAGTTTGATAATTTAAAAATCTGGTATGAGCATAGATTAATAGATGATATGGTAGCTTCAGCACTAAAATGGGCTGGTGGATATGTGTGGGCATGTAAAAATTACGACGGTGATGTACAATCAGATATAGTCGCACAAGGCTTTGGCTCACTAGGTTTAATGACATCTGTTCTTATGACACCAGATGGTCAAACAGTAGAATCAGAAGCTGCACATGGTACAGTAACAAGACATTATCGCCAATATCAAAAAGGCGAAGAAACTTCAACCAATTCTATTGCTTCTATCTTTGCTTGGACACGTGGTTTAGCACATAGAGCAAAATTAGATAATAATCAAAAATTAGCAGATTTTTCTAAAACACTAGAAGACGTATGTATAAAAACAGTAGAGCAAGGCTATATGACCAAGGATTTAGCTTTACTAATTGGTCCAGAACAAGAATGGCTATCAACTACTGGATTTATCGATAAAATCGACGAAAATCTTAAAAAAGCTATGTGCCAATAA
- the tgt gene encoding tRNA guanosine(34) transglycosylase Tgt, translating into MITNNFSFQLLNQAAKARRGKISMPRGNIDTPAFMPVGTCGTVKAMYLNQVKELGSDIILGNTYHLMLRPGAERIAKLGGLHSFIGWAKPILTDSGGFQVMSLASLRKINEQGVTFKSHIDGRAYEMSPERSIEIQGLLGSDIQMQLDQCVSLPNDISEIEKAMHLSIRWADRCKQAFGDQADKAMFGIVQGGDNYKLREESAKMLTEMDLKGYAIGGLAVGETQEVMLDILSVVCPLLPANKPRYLMGVGTPDDILKSVAVGVDMFDCVMPTRAGRHGLAFTRYGKINLRNAKHAEDLRPLDIESNCPASRDYSRAYLHHLVKAGEPLAAMLLTWNNLAYYQQLMREIRESIEKQTFADFFVQTRLNWEKETNKAV; encoded by the coding sequence ATGATAACCAATAATTTTAGTTTCCAATTATTAAACCAAGCGGCAAAAGCTCGTAGGGGTAAAATATCAATGCCACGAGGCAATATTGATACGCCTGCTTTTATGCCCGTAGGAACTTGTGGTACTGTTAAAGCTATGTATCTTAATCAGGTGAAAGAATTAGGAAGTGATATTATTTTAGGAAATACTTATCATTTGATGTTGCGTCCAGGAGCGGAAAGAATTGCTAAACTAGGAGGCTTGCATAGTTTTATAGGTTGGGCTAAGCCTATTTTAACGGATTCAGGCGGATTTCAAGTTATGTCATTAGCGTCATTGCGGAAAATAAATGAGCAAGGTGTAACATTTAAATCTCATATTGACGGTCGTGCTTATGAAATGTCACCAGAAAGATCTATTGAAATACAAGGCTTATTAGGATCTGATATTCAAATGCAATTGGATCAATGTGTTTCATTACCTAATGATATTAGCGAGATAGAAAAAGCTATGCATCTTTCTATTCGTTGGGCTGATAGATGTAAACAAGCGTTTGGTGATCAAGCTGATAAGGCTATGTTTGGAATTGTGCAAGGTGGTGATAATTATAAGTTACGCGAAGAATCTGCGAAAATGTTAACGGAAATGGATCTTAAAGGTTATGCTATAGGTGGTTTAGCTGTAGGTGAGACGCAAGAAGTTATGTTAGATATATTATCTGTAGTTTGTCCTTTGTTACCAGCGAATAAACCTCGTTATTTAATGGGGGTTGGTACACCTGATGATATCTTAAAAAGCGTAGCTGTTGGAGTGGATATGTTTGATTGCGTAATGCCTACTCGTGCTGGTCGTCATGGTTTGGCTTTTACTCGTTATGGTAAAATAAACTTGCGTAATGCTAAACATGCTGAAGATTTGCGTCCTTTAGATATTGAATCTAATTGTCCAGCTAGCAGAGATTATAGTAGAGCTTATTTACATCATTTAGTTAAAGCGGGGGAACCTTTAGCTGCTATGTTATTAACCTGGAATAATTTGGCATATTATCAACAATTGATGAGAGAAATAAGAGAGTCTATTGAGAAGCAAACATTTGCTGATTTCTTTGTGCAAACTAGATTAAACTGGGAAAAAGAAACTAACAAAGCAGTTTAG
- the queA gene encoding tRNA preQ1(34) S-adenosylmethionine ribosyltransferase-isomerase QueA, translated as MLVNEFDFSLPEELIALRPANPRDNAKLLYVPKNKNAPSNFKIKDIVDLLKEGDALVLNDTKVIPARLQGKRIRAEHIVDISVTLHQRKSLSSWHAFVRPAKRLKVGEEIIFTADDIKLVAKVEEKLTDGGVILKFQAEGDLWEALEKIGKMPLPPYIASKRAEDKQDQYDYQTIYANEKGAVAAPTAGLHFTEDLLQKIKQKNIKIYFITLHVGAGTFLPVKVDNIHDHKMHSEWGVISAHIADELNKVKQQGGRIVAVGTTSLRLLETAAQEGNLTAWSGNTDIFITPGYKFKFVDLLMTNFHLPKSTLFMLVSAFCGIEKIKNIYQYAINNGYRFYSYGDSSLLERDNDNQ; from the coding sequence ATGCTTGTTAATGAATTTGATTTTAGCTTACCAGAAGAATTGATTGCTTTACGTCCTGCTAATCCTAGGGATAATGCTAAATTATTATATGTTCCAAAAAACAAAAATGCGCCAAGTAACTTTAAAATAAAAGATATTGTTGATTTATTAAAGGAGGGCGATGCTTTAGTATTGAATGACACTAAAGTTATTCCTGCTCGATTACAAGGTAAAAGAATTAGAGCAGAGCATATAGTAGATATCTCAGTAACTTTACATCAAAGAAAATCTTTATCTAGCTGGCATGCTTTTGTGCGACCTGCTAAAAGATTAAAGGTAGGGGAAGAAATTATCTTCACGGCGGATGATATTAAATTAGTTGCAAAAGTAGAAGAAAAATTAACAGATGGTGGAGTAATTTTAAAATTTCAGGCTGAGGGAGATTTATGGGAGGCTTTAGAAAAAATAGGTAAAATGCCCTTACCTCCTTATATTGCTAGTAAAAGGGCTGAAGATAAGCAAGATCAATATGACTATCAGACAATTTATGCTAATGAAAAAGGTGCAGTAGCAGCTCCAACTGCTGGATTACATTTTACAGAAGATTTATTACAAAAAATTAAACAAAAAAATATAAAAATTTATTTTATAACTTTGCATGTAGGAGCAGGAACTTTTTTGCCTGTTAAGGTTGATAATATTCACGATCATAAAATGCATTCTGAGTGGGGAGTTATATCTGCACATATTGCTGATGAATTGAATAAGGTTAAGCAGCAGGGGGGGCGTATAGTTGCTGTAGGTACTACATCTTTGCGTTTATTAGAAACAGCCGCTCAAGAGGGCAATTTAACGGCTTGGAGTGGTAATACAGATATATTCATTACTCCAGGGTATAAATTTAAATTTGTAGATCTATTAATGACTAATTTTCATTTACCTAAATCTACTTTATTTATGTTAGTATCTGCTTTTTGCGGTATAGAAAAAATAAAAAATATTTATCAATATGCTATTAATAATGGATATAGATTTTATTCATATGGGGATAGTTCTTTACTAGAGAGAGATAATGATAACCAATAA
- a CDS encoding peptidylprolyl isomerase translates to MNDKTTQDTLILETTQGEVTIEVFPDVAPKHVTRIRELVAEGAYDNVVFHRVIEGFMAQTGDVQFGKTDGSNFDMKRVGMGGSDKSDLAAEFSDLSHERGVVSMARSQNPNSANSQFFICFESAPWLDKQYTIWGKVVKGMENIDKLKRGEPVQDPDKIVKAYFAG, encoded by the coding sequence ATGAATGATAAAACTACTCAAGATACATTGATCTTGGAAACAACTCAAGGAGAGGTTACTATAGAGGTATTTCCTGACGTAGCTCCTAAACATGTAACACGTATTAGAGAGTTAGTAGCTGAAGGTGCCTATGATAATGTAGTATTTCATCGGGTTATTGAAGGTTTTATGGCGCAAACTGGTGATGTGCAATTTGGTAAAACAGATGGCAGTAATTTTGATATGAAACGTGTTGGCATGGGAGGATCTGATAAAAGTGATCTTGCTGCAGAATTTTCTGATTTATCACACGAGAGGGGTGTAGTATCCATGGCTAGAAGTCAAAACCCTAATTCTGCTAATTCTCAGTTTTTTATCTGTTTTGAATCTGCGCCTTGGTTAGATAAACAATATACTATTTGGGGTAAAGTTGTTAAAGGCATGGAAAATATTGATAAATTAAAAAGAGGTGAGCCAGTTCAAGATCCTGATAAAATAGTTAAAGCATATTTTGCTGGTTAG
- a CDS encoding peptidylprolyl isomerase produces MLRKIVLLFTLFFASITLTWSNSAKIDTLVLVLAYGNVEITLDSKLAPKNVERVKKLAEEGSYDGVVFHRVIDGFMAQTGDVQFGNIYGYNDKLVGSGVSDYANLPAEFSDKPFKRGVVAMARSSDVNSANAQFFICFGDAPWLNGQYTIIGEVTKGMKYIDQLRKGNTANNGAVIDPDHIIKAYLK; encoded by the coding sequence ATGTTAAGAAAAATTGTTTTATTATTTACTTTATTTTTTGCTTCTATTACGTTAACTTGGTCAAATTCTGCAAAAATAGATACATTAGTTTTAGTGTTAGCTTATGGTAATGTTGAAATAACTCTTGATAGTAAGCTTGCCCCTAAAAATGTGGAAAGAGTTAAAAAATTAGCAGAGGAAGGTTCATACGATGGAGTAGTATTCCATCGAGTGATAGATGGATTTATGGCGCAAACTGGTGATGTGCAATTTGGTAATATTTACGGTTATAATGATAAATTAGTAGGTTCAGGTGTTTCTGATTATGCAAATTTACCAGCCGAATTTAGTGATAAACCATTCAAGCGCGGTGTGGTAGCAATGGCTCGTAGTAGTGATGTTAATTCTGCTAATGCACAATTTTTTATTTGTTTTGGTGATGCACCATGGTTAAATGGTCAATATACCATTATAGGGGAAGTAACTAAGGGGATGAAATATATAGATCAATTACGTAAAGGTAATACTGCTAATAACGGAGCAGTAATAGACCCCGACCATATTATAAAAGCTTATTTAAAGTAA
- the coaD gene encoding pantetheine-phosphate adenylyltransferase, which yields MKKAIFAGSFDPLTRGHVDILQQALSLFDHISIGIGKNVYRKKCLFTVEERMSLINQVIDEELKDYKDSLVVFSYDKLLVEAAKEVKANFLVRGVRNTIDFEYELQVIGTNALLDSGLKTILFASSLTHRPISATLVRQIALMGGDVSAFVPNVVAQALANKFQKGSIC from the coding sequence ATGAAAAAAGCTATTTTTGCTGGGTCTTTTGATCCATTAACTCGGGGGCATGTGGATATTTTACAGCAGGCTTTGTCATTATTTGATCATATTTCGATTGGTATAGGTAAGAATGTCTATAGAAAAAAATGCCTATTTACAGTAGAAGAAAGAATGAGTCTTATTAATCAGGTAATAGATGAAGAGTTAAAAGATTATAAAGATTCGTTAGTTGTTTTTTCTTATGATAAATTATTGGTAGAGGCCGCTAAAGAAGTAAAAGCTAATTTTTTAGTCAGAGGTGTTCGTAATACTATTGATTTTGAGTATGAATTACAGGTAATTGGAACCAATGCGCTATTAGATAGCGGTTTAAAAACAATTTTATTTGCTTCTTCCTTAACTCATCGTCCAATAAGTGCGACTTTGGTAAGACAAATTGCCTTAATGGGCGGTGATGTATCTGCTTTTGTTCCTAATGTTGTAGCTCAGGCTTTAGCTAATAAATTTCAGAAAGGTTCTATATGTTAA
- the gyrA gene encoding DNA gyrase subunit A: MQRSYLDYAMSVIVSRALPDVRDGLKPVHRRILYAMNEMSLHWNKSYRKSAGVVGEVMGKYHPHGDKSIYDALVRMAQEFSLRDPLINGQGNFGSIDGDSAAAMRYTECKLEKISEFLLHDIDKDTVDFQANYDGREQEPVVLPTRFPNLLVNGAGGIAVGMATNIPPHNLGELLQACLALIDNPNISLDEILEFIPGPDFPTAGIILGKAGIRSAYETGRGSIVVRAKVDIEQMSNDRERLVITQIPYQVNKATMIEKIAELVRGKRIEGISDLRDESDRDGYRVVIELKRDAVAEVVLNQLFKYTPLQSTFSVNMVALNSGKPELMSLLSILRAFINFREEVVSRRTKYLLRKTREKAHILVGLAIAVANIDEIIQLIRHAPDPAAAREQLLARNWDARNVETLLQLIDDPLHQILDDKTYKLSQEQAKAILDLRLQRLTALGCDEIGEDLNKLGQEISDYLQILASRERIMSIVKEELSLVSEEFSTPRRTTFGSAIGDVQDEDLIAREDMVITVSHAGYIKRVPLATYRAQKRGGKGRSGMSTKDEDVVTKLFISSTHTSVLFFSSKGMVYKEKVWRLPLCSPQARGKALINLLPLSQGETITSILLLPEEQEKWSQLDVMFATSSGTVRRNKLSDFVQINRNGKIAMKLETSEDKILSVQTCTADDDILLTSAGGFTVRFPVNDVRVFSGRNSVGVRGIRLEKGDRVISMAVIKHINVEYQERQAYLKAALLERKLEQNIDEELIDADDNSEDVNIDKFKLSKERYEELREKEEFLLTVTEQGYGKRSSSYSFRISGRGGKGIRSTDFNKVNEIGNLVSLFPVEHDDQIMLVSDGGQLIRVPVADIRIARPSSKGVKIFNTADDEKVVSVESISENDCDNDNIDEMKID, from the coding sequence ATGCAAAGATCTTATCTTGATTATGCGATGAGTGTTATCGTATCACGGGCTTTGCCGGATGTGCGCGATGGATTAAAACCAGTACATAGACGTATATTATATGCTATGAATGAAATGAGCCTCCATTGGAATAAATCATACCGTAAATCTGCAGGTGTGGTTGGTGAGGTTATGGGTAAATATCATCCGCATGGTGATAAATCAATTTATGATGCTTTAGTAAGAATGGCGCAGGAATTTTCTTTGCGGGATCCTCTGATTAATGGTCAAGGAAACTTTGGTTCAATTGATGGTGATTCTGCTGCTGCTATGCGTTATACAGAATGTAAATTAGAAAAAATCAGTGAATTTCTATTACATGATATTGATAAAGACACTGTGGATTTTCAAGCTAACTACGACGGTCGTGAACAAGAACCAGTAGTTTTACCAACACGATTCCCTAATTTATTGGTGAATGGCGCCGGTGGTATCGCTGTGGGTATGGCTACTAATATACCACCACATAATTTAGGAGAGTTATTACAAGCTTGTTTGGCATTAATAGATAATCCTAATATTTCATTAGATGAAATATTGGAATTTATTCCTGGTCCTGATTTTCCTACCGCGGGTATTATATTAGGAAAGGCTGGTATTAGGTCAGCATATGAAACTGGTAGGGGTTCTATTGTAGTGCGAGCAAAAGTAGATATCGAACAGATGTCTAATGATAGAGAAAGATTAGTAATTACCCAAATTCCTTATCAGGTTAATAAAGCAACTATGATAGAGAAAATCGCGGAATTAGTGCGCGGTAAAAGAATAGAAGGTATTTCAGATCTTAGAGATGAATCTGATCGCGATGGTTATAGGGTGGTGATTGAATTAAAACGTGATGCCGTGGCAGAAGTTGTATTAAATCAATTATTTAAATATACTCCTTTGCAATCTACTTTTAGTGTCAATATGGTTGCTTTAAATAGCGGTAAACCAGAATTGATGTCTTTATTATCGATTTTACGTGCTTTTATTAATTTTAGAGAAGAAGTAGTAAGTAGACGTACGAAATATTTATTACGTAAAACAAGAGAAAAAGCGCATATTTTAGTAGGTTTAGCCATTGCCGTAGCTAATATTGATGAAATTATTCAACTGATTCGACATGCACCAGATCCAGCTGCTGCACGCGAACAATTGTTAGCGCGTAATTGGGATGCTAGAAATGTTGAGACTTTATTACAATTAATAGATGATCCTCTTCATCAGATTTTAGATGATAAAACTTATAAATTATCTCAGGAACAAGCAAAAGCTATCTTAGATTTAAGATTGCAGAGATTAACAGCTTTAGGATGTGATGAAATAGGTGAAGATCTCAATAAATTAGGTCAAGAAATTTCTGATTATTTACAAATTTTAGCTTCTCGTGAGCGGATTATGAGCATCGTAAAAGAAGAGCTCTCCTTGGTTAGTGAAGAATTTTCTACACCACGTCGGACTACTTTTGGTAGCGCTATTGGTGACGTGCAAGATGAAGATCTAATAGCTCGTGAAGATATGGTAATAACTGTTAGTCATGCTGGATATATAAAAAGAGTTCCGTTAGCTACTTATCGTGCACAAAAGAGAGGCGGAAAAGGTCGTTCAGGAATGTCTACTAAAGATGAAGATGTAGTAACAAAATTATTTATTTCGTCTACTCATACTTCAGTATTATTTTTCTCCTCTAAAGGAATGGTATATAAAGAAAAAGTTTGGCGTTTACCATTATGTTCGCCGCAAGCAAGAGGTAAAGCCTTAATTAATTTATTGCCTTTATCACAAGGGGAAACTATAACCAGTATATTATTATTACCAGAAGAACAAGAAAAATGGAGCCAGTTAGATGTGATGTTTGCTACATCATCTGGTACCGTAAGGCGTAATAAGCTTAGTGATTTCGTACAAATTAATCGTAATGGAAAAATTGCGATGAAGCTTGAAACATCAGAGGATAAAATTTTATCAGTACAAACATGTACTGCTGATGATGATATATTATTAACTTCTGCTGGTGGTTTTACTGTGCGTTTTCCGGTAAATGATGTCCGCGTTTTCTCTGGTAGGAATTCTGTAGGGGTAAGAGGAATTAGATTAGAAAAAGGAGATAGGGTTATCTCCATGGCAGTTATTAAACATATTAATGTTGAATATCAAGAACGCCAGGCTTACTTAAAAGCAGCTTTATTAGAGCGTAAATTAGAACAGAATATTGATGAAGAATTAATTGACGCTGATGATAATTCAGAAGATGTAAATATAGATAAATTTAAATTATCAAAAGAAAGATATGAGGAATTACGTGAAAAAGAAGAATTTTTACTTACCGTGACTGAACAAGGTTATGGAAAAAGATCTTCTTCTTATAGTTTTAGAATATCTGGCCGGGGTGGTAAAGGTATCAGGTCTACAGATTTCAATAAGGTAAATGAAATCGGTAATTTAGTATCTTTATTTCCAGTTGAACATGATGACCAAATTATGCTAGTTTCCGATGGTGGACAGTTAATAAGGGTTCCTGTAGCCGATATTCGCATAGCAAGACCTTCAAGTAAGGGTGTTAAGATCTTTAATACCGCAGATGATGAAAAAGTTGTGTCAGTAGAATCTATATCAGAAAATGATTGTGATAATGACAATATAGACGAAATGAAAATAGATTAA
- a CDS encoding MarC family protein, translating into MYSFDAISSLFVTLLVVIDPPALAPILLGLTPDMSNAQRKQTAFFACSIAFYILIISALLGSKILMILGISFPAFRIAGGLLLFWIAFEMVFSKRTERRQETAVTAITKDHIKNIAAFPLAVPLIAGPGAISTSILMAEQSSGIIGGIIIIFLIFIVVAASYTCMLLAGSIHKVLGETGGILLSRLLGVLLVALSIQLIGDGIQEFILLKSNNI; encoded by the coding sequence ATGTATAGTTTTGATGCCATTTCTAGTCTTTTTGTAACTTTATTAGTTGTTATTGATCCACCTGCATTAGCTCCGATCTTACTCGGGCTAACTCCAGATATGAGCAACGCACAGCGTAAACAAACCGCTTTTTTTGCTTGTTCTATAGCTTTTTATATATTAATCATTTCTGCCCTATTAGGGTCTAAAATCCTAATGATATTAGGTATTAGTTTTCCAGCTTTTAGAATAGCAGGAGGATTATTATTATTTTGGATCGCATTTGAAATGGTCTTTTCAAAACGAACAGAAAGAAGACAAGAAACTGCTGTAACCGCTATCACCAAAGACCATATTAAAAATATTGCAGCTTTTCCGCTAGCAGTACCTTTAATTGCTGGTCCAGGTGCAATATCTACTAGCATTTTAATGGCCGAACAATCCTCAGGTATTATTGGTGGAATAATTATCATATTCTTAATATTTATAGTGGTAGCCGCTTCTTATACCTGCATGCTATTAGCTGGTTCTATACATAAAGTATTAGGCGAAACGGGTGGAATCTTATTATCACGCTTATTAGGAGTGTTACTCGTTGCTTTATCCATCCAATTAATTGGTGATGGTATACAAGAATTTATATTATTAAAAAGTAATAATATATAA
- the ssb gene encoding single-stranded DNA-binding protein, protein MAGSINKVILVGNLGTNPESRRFASGDLMVSFSIATSETWKDRQSGEKREKTEWHNIVVLNETIAKFAESYLKKGNKIYLEGQLQTRKWQDKEGKDRYTTEVVIPRFRGDLQILDSRNQGDNSVSQTNRFDNNFENKTNTDNSNNKHSMADFDDEIPF, encoded by the coding sequence ATGGCAGGTAGCATAAATAAAGTAATTCTAGTAGGCAATCTGGGAACCAATCCAGAATCGCGTAGATTTGCATCAGGGGATTTAATGGTTAGCTTTTCTATTGCTACCTCAGAAACCTGGAAAGATAGGCAATCTGGTGAAAAACGGGAAAAAACTGAATGGCATAATATTGTTGTTTTAAATGAAACAATAGCAAAATTTGCAGAATCTTATCTAAAAAAAGGTAATAAAATATATCTGGAAGGTCAATTGCAAACTCGTAAATGGCAAGATAAAGAGGGCAAAGATAGATATACAACAGAAGTTGTCATACCAAGATTTCGTGGAGATTTGCAAATTTTAGATAGCCGAAATCAAGGCGACAATTCTGTTTCTCAAACTAATAGATTTGATAATAATTTCGAAAATAAAACGAATACTGACAATTCGAATAATAAACATTCAATGGCTGACTTTGATGATGAAATACCATTTTAA